In Desulfosediminicola ganghwensis, a single window of DNA contains:
- a CDS encoding fasciclin domain-containing protein: MKKIIISTLIFALLSAVSSFAAHHGDKKDDSMKDSMDIVALADHTGQFTTLLAAVEAAGLTPVLKGDGPFTLMAPTDEAFAKLPAGTVEDLLKPENKEKLTAILTYHVVPGKAMAADVVQMSSAKTVNGKEFSIKVEGDMVYVDNAMVTKTDIPASNGVIHIIDSVLIPE, from the coding sequence ATGAAAAAAATCATCATCTCGACTCTTATTTTTGCACTCCTCTCTGCGGTATCTTCGTTTGCAGCACATCATGGAGACAAGAAAGATGACTCCATGAAAGATTCCATGGACATCGTGGCACTCGCTGATCACACCGGGCAGTTTACAACCCTGCTGGCAGCGGTTGAAGCAGCGGGATTGACCCCGGTACTCAAAGGTGACGGACCGTTTACCCTGATGGCTCCCACCGATGAGGCATTTGCCAAACTCCCGGCAGGGACTGTTGAGGACCTTTTAAAACCAGAAAACAAAGAAAAACTTACGGCAATATTGACGTACCATGTGGTTCCAGGCAAAGCGATGGCAGCGGATGTAGTCCAGATGAGTTCGGCCAAGACTGTTAACGGCAAGGAGTTTTCTATTAAAGTAGAAGGGGATATGGTCTACGTGGACAATGCCATGGTTACCAAGACTGACATTCCTGCTTCCAACGGGGTCATCCACATCATCGACAGCGTGCTGATTCCCGAGTAA
- a CDS encoding hemerythrin domain-containing protein yields the protein MNIVEALTDHHDTLRSLYGQAENDPALFETFVHHLIVHHTMEEKYFYDLLKQFEEAEHDSLEAVNEHHIIELIIKDAQGFPRDHSGFPVKIEGLGEYTVHHLEEEELEIFPLASRLFSLEEMTTLGALFEEAKEQLLGVSLPEIPKALAGKFAEPQVAGVRTAGGGSLMTATARGLGIGKL from the coding sequence ATGAACATCGTTGAAGCGTTGACTGACCATCACGATACACTGCGTTCGCTGTATGGGCAGGCGGAGAATGATCCTGCACTATTTGAGACGTTCGTCCATCACCTGATTGTGCACCACACCATGGAGGAGAAGTATTTTTATGATCTCCTCAAGCAGTTTGAAGAGGCGGAACACGACTCTCTCGAGGCGGTCAATGAGCATCACATAATTGAACTGATAATCAAGGATGCCCAGGGGTTTCCACGAGATCATTCCGGATTCCCTGTGAAGATAGAAGGATTGGGCGAGTATACGGTGCACCATCTGGAAGAGGAGGAGCTGGAAATCTTCCCCCTTGCAAGCAGGCTCTTTTCCCTGGAAGAAATGACCACCCTCGGTGCCCTGTTTGAAGAGGCCAAAGAGCAATTGCTGGGAGTCTCCCTGCCGGAGATCCCCAAAGCACTGGCCGGTAAATTTGCAGAGCCTCAAGTGGCCGGCGTCAGAACGGCGGGCGGTGGTTCATTGATGACAGCCACCGCAAGAGGCTTGGGCATCGGCAAGCTCTGA
- a CDS encoding family 1 encapsulin nanocompartment shell protein, with the protein MDFLRRELAPIPMEAWAEIDEQATRSLTAMLSGRRVLDVTGPMGTDFPGVPEGRLDYPKKQAKGGLKYGIRKVHHIVEVRVPFELEIAELDNVVRGARDVDLSALEDAAKEVALFEEKVIYHGLPEANITGLYLCQGEECLTIGSKPEQLLEGIAGGVTEFSGRSIEGPYSFIVGPKLWSRMSSHIQGYPVKMQAEAVLGGQVLLSSYLSGEHENQAFMMSQRGGDFELILGQDLAIGYESHTAGKVRLYFTESFTFRVFEPSAVLNFTARK; encoded by the coding sequence ATGGATTTTCTAAGACGAGAACTGGCCCCGATTCCCATGGAGGCGTGGGCGGAGATTGATGAACAGGCAACCAGAAGCCTTACCGCGATGCTCTCGGGCAGAAGGGTGCTCGATGTTACCGGTCCAATGGGTACCGATTTTCCAGGAGTGCCGGAAGGGCGGCTCGATTATCCCAAAAAGCAAGCCAAGGGTGGACTGAAGTATGGTATTCGCAAGGTTCACCATATCGTTGAGGTGCGTGTGCCTTTCGAGCTGGAAATCGCTGAACTGGATAACGTGGTTCGCGGTGCGAGGGATGTTGATCTGTCGGCACTGGAAGATGCGGCGAAAGAGGTAGCACTCTTTGAGGAAAAGGTCATATACCATGGTTTGCCCGAAGCAAATATAACCGGGCTCTACCTTTGCCAGGGTGAGGAATGCTTAACTATTGGTTCTAAGCCAGAGCAACTGCTGGAAGGAATTGCTGGTGGAGTGACGGAATTCAGCGGTCGCTCAATCGAAGGACCGTACAGCTTTATCGTGGGGCCGAAGTTGTGGAGCAGGATGTCCTCTCATATTCAGGGCTATCCTGTAAAGATGCAGGCGGAGGCCGTGCTGGGCGGGCAGGTGCTGCTCAGTTCCTATTTAAGCGGTGAGCATGAGAATCAGGCTTTTATGATGAGCCAGAGAGGCGGAGATTTCGAACTCATTCTGGGCCAGGATCTGGCGATCGGTTATGAAAGCCATACAGCGGGTAAAGTACGGCTTTATTTTACCGAGTCCTTTACCTTCAGGGTCTTTGAGCCATCAGCGGTGTTGAACTTTACTGCCAGAAAATAG
- a CDS encoding cryptochrome/photolyase family protein, whose product MKTLRLILGDQLNINHSWLNTTDDEILYCLFEMRQETDYVTHHIQKIIFFFAAMRSFAETLRGRGHQVIYLKLNDNKNKQDLTENISLLISTHKIEKFEYLMPDEYRLELQLSKITKSLNIPAEMFDTEHFLTQRDELAAFFGEKNYLMESYYRDIRKRFDILMDPENTGKPLTGKWNYDVANRKKLPADLQIPAPLLFSRDVSDLVKLLDKAGIKTIGEVDQKNFIWPVTRDECLELLEYFTAELLPHFGDYQDAMSEEYWSLYHSRISAAMNSKLLSPLEVVERAIKEWSKRQDEIVIAQIEGFVRQVIGWREYMRGVYWAHMPEFTDLNYFEADRQLPSWYWTGKTDMNCLHHAISQSLQYAYAHHIQRLMITGNFALLAGIAPEEIDAWYLGIYIDAIQWVEITNTRGMSQFADGGIVGTKPYCSSANYINKMSSYCTNCRYRHQERHGTKACPFNSLYWHFHHRHRELLENNPRIGMVYRTWDRKTEDEQKAILRQAEQYLEGIDKL is encoded by the coding sequence ATGAAAACACTTAGGCTCATTCTCGGTGACCAGCTTAACATCAACCACTCATGGCTTAATACAACCGATGATGAGATTCTCTATTGTCTTTTCGAAATGCGTCAGGAAACCGACTATGTCACTCACCACATTCAGAAGATCATTTTCTTTTTTGCCGCCATGCGCAGCTTTGCCGAAACACTTCGTGGGCGAGGTCACCAAGTGATTTACCTGAAGCTCAATGACAACAAGAACAAACAGGATCTGACAGAAAACATCTCCCTCCTCATCAGCACGCATAAAATCGAAAAATTCGAGTATCTCATGCCGGATGAGTACCGGCTTGAACTGCAACTCAGCAAAATAACGAAATCGCTCAACATTCCTGCAGAAATGTTTGATACCGAGCATTTCCTGACCCAACGTGACGAGCTGGCCGCGTTTTTTGGTGAGAAGAATTACCTCATGGAATCCTATTACCGTGATATACGAAAACGTTTTGACATCCTGATGGATCCGGAAAACACGGGCAAACCTCTCACGGGAAAGTGGAATTACGATGTCGCTAACCGCAAAAAACTCCCTGCTGACCTCCAAATACCAGCCCCCCTTCTCTTTTCAAGAGATGTATCCGATCTGGTGAAGCTACTCGATAAAGCCGGCATAAAAACGATCGGCGAGGTTGACCAGAAAAACTTCATCTGGCCCGTGACACGTGATGAATGTCTTGAATTACTCGAGTATTTCACCGCTGAACTTCTCCCCCACTTTGGCGATTACCAGGACGCCATGAGCGAGGAATACTGGTCGTTATACCACTCGCGAATCTCGGCAGCCATGAACAGCAAACTTCTCTCCCCACTGGAGGTGGTTGAACGGGCAATTAAGGAGTGGAGTAAACGGCAGGATGAAATAGTCATTGCCCAAATTGAAGGTTTTGTGCGGCAAGTCATCGGATGGCGTGAATATATGCGGGGTGTCTACTGGGCTCATATGCCGGAATTTACCGACCTCAATTATTTTGAGGCCGACCGCCAGCTCCCCTCCTGGTACTGGACAGGCAAGACCGACATGAACTGCCTGCATCATGCCATATCCCAATCACTCCAGTACGCATATGCGCATCATATCCAGCGCCTGATGATAACAGGTAACTTTGCATTACTTGCAGGCATCGCACCAGAGGAAATAGATGCCTGGTATCTTGGCATTTACATCGATGCCATCCAGTGGGTTGAAATCACCAACACCCGAGGTATGAGCCAATTCGCTGATGGTGGCATCGTCGGCACCAAACCGTACTGTTCATCCGCTAATTATATCAATAAGATGAGTTCTTACTGCACAAACTGCCGGTACCGGCACCAGGAACGCCATGGTACTAAAGCCTGCCCGTTCAACAGTCTTTACTGGCATTTTCACCACCGTCACCGCGAATTACTGGAGAACAATCCCAGGATAGGCATGGTTTACAGAACCTGGGACAGAAAAACCGAGGATGAACAGAAGGCAATTCTCAGGCAGGCAGAGCAGTACCTTGAAGGGATCGACAAACTGTAA
- a CDS encoding DUF2256 domain-containing protein, whose amino-acid sequence MIVTMARKPLETKICPVCNRPFSWRKKWRRNWPEIVYCSERCRRSGFKRKNGDENT is encoded by the coding sequence ATGATAGTTACGATGGCCAGAAAACCGTTAGAGACAAAAATCTGCCCGGTCTGTAATCGCCCCTTCTCCTGGCGAAAGAAGTGGCGGCGCAACTGGCCGGAGATCGTTTATTGCAGTGAACGCTGCAGACGTTCCGGATTCAAGAGGAAAAATGGCGATGAAAACACTTAG